Genomic window (Chryseobacterium bernardetii):
GTCTAAAGAAGTAAAGACTCCTACAAGACCAAATTGCATCAACAGAATCAATCCGTAGAATGTATTTCTGTAGTTTACATTTTCGTTGAACGAAGATAAAATGATGATTGGCGCTAAAATGTTGGTTAACAATAAAAGAAGCATGCTCATTCCATCGATACCGAAGTGAAGAGAGCTCTTCATAAACTGTGACCACGGATAATTGATCTCGTGCTGCAATACGCTGTCTACTGTCGGAGTAAAATCAAAATCCGATAGTACATAGAACGTAAGAAGCATTTGTACCAATGCAATCCCTAGTGCCAAATATTTGCTGGAATTACTCTTCCACGCAAAAACTAATCCCGAACCTACTAGAGGTAATAGTAATAATGTTAATAATAAACAAGACATTATTATTGTAATAAAAAGTTAACAATTAATATAATTCCCACAGCTAAAGACATGATAAGAATATACGTCTCTACATTTCCGTTTTGTACACGCTTCATAGCTTTTCCGCTGTCTTCAGCACCATCACCTACAAAGTTTACAAAACGGTCTAAGATACCCTTATCAAACATTTTTCCTCCGCGTCCTAATCCTTCAACAGTTTTTACAATCAATGCGTTGTAAAGTTCGTCTACATATAATTTTTTAGCAGAAAGCTTTTCCCATCCGGTATAGTTTTCTTCTGCCACAGCCATCTTTTTCTTTTTCACGTACGTGTTTCTTACGATGAACCATACAGAGAAGAACATTAATACTGTTGCTGCTAATAAGATCATTTCAGTGTTGAAAGGTACTCCTGAAAGAGTAGCTTCCATTTGGCTGTAGCTTTGTTCTGTAAGAACTGGCTTTAACCATTCCATCAGTTTAGCATAGTGTCCGTGACCGATGAAGTGTGGCAGGTTGATGAAACCTCCTATTACAGAAAGGATAGCTAATACGATCAAAGGTAATGTCATATTAGACGGGCTTTCGTGTAAGTGGTGTTTTTGCTCTTCAGTACCTCTGAACTCTCCGTGGAAAGTCAGGTAGTATAGTCTGAACATATACGTTGCAGTCATTGCCGCTAAAACAAATAGGATTACCCAGTAGATTGGATTTTTAGCGAAAGCTGCTACTAAAATTTCGTCTTTAGAGATCATCCCTGATAATAAAGGGAAACCTGAAATTGCTAATGTTCCGATCAGGAATGTAGCGTGTGTAAGAGGAATATATTTTTTAAGACCTCCCATGAAACGCATGTCCTGTTCGTTGCTCATCGCGTGAATTACAGAACCTGCACCCAAGAATAGTAAAGCTTTAAAGAAAGCGTGCGTCATTACGTGGAACATTGCTGTTGTATACGCACCAAGCCCTAAAGCGATGAACATAAATCCAAGCTGTGAAACAGTAGAGTATGCCAATACTTTTTTGATGTCGTTCTGACGTAGTGCATAGAATCCTGCTAAAGCTGCCGTTAAGAATCCGATGAATAAAATTCCTCCTTGTACAGTAGGTGCTAAAGTAAATAAGAAGTTAGATCTTACCACTAAATAGATCCCCGCTGTTACCATCGTTGCCGCGTGAATTAACGCAGAAACAGGAGTTGGCCCGGCCATCGCATCCGGTAACCATGTATATAATGGAACCTGAGCAGATTTACCGGTAGCACCGATGAATAAACTCGCTGTGATAAAGATAATCACTGTTCCGTCCAATTCAAATTTTGAAGCGTTTTCTGCTACTGAAAGATAATCTACAGCATTCGTTTGAGCAGCAATCATGAAGATACCGATCAATAATGCCAAGTCACCAATTCTGTTCATGATGAAAGCTTTTCTTGCTGCTTTACCGTACTCTTCGTTGGTATACCAGAATCCGATCAATAAGTAAGAACAAAGACCTACACCTTCCCATCCGATGAATAAGATAAGGTAGTTGCTTCCCATCACTAAAAGTAACATTGAGAAGATGAAAAGATTCAGGTAAGTAAAGAACTTATAGAATCCTTTATCATGACTCATATATCCGATAGAGTACAAGTGGATCAGTGAACCGATACCCGTAATGATCATTACCATCATTAAAGACAGCTGATCGATCTGGAATCCAAAATTGATCTGAACTCCGTTTACTCTAAACCATTCAAAAGCTTTTACGATTACAGGCTGGCTTTCAGAATTGAAATTCATGAAAAGGCTTACCGCAATACAGAATGATCCGAAAACCACAGCTGTTGCTAAAGATCCAACCAATATTTTTGGAAGATTTTTCCCGAATAAACCGTTAATAAGAAACCCTAAAAGTGGTAAAAGTACTATTGCATATACTAAATTCTCCATTCTTATCCTCTTAATTTATTAAATATACTAACATCTACAGAACGGGTATTTCTATACAGCATAGCAATAATTGCCAAACCTACCGCTACTTCCGCAGCTGCAACCACCATAATGAAGAACACTAAAAGCTGCCCGTCTCCGTTGCCTTTATATGCTGAAAAAGCAGCTAATAAAAGGTTTACAGAATTAAGCATAAGCTCTACACAGCCCAGAATCACAATAGCATTTTTTCTAAGCAATACGCCCATTACTCCTAAGCAGAACAATACTGAACAAAGGATAATGAAGTAATCCAAAGGGATGCTTTGTATAAATGTATTTACTTCTCCCATAATTTTATAAATCTTTTTTACCGATTAATACCGCGCCTACAATACCTGCTAAAATAAGGATGGAAGCAAGCTCAAACGGTAAAACATATTCATTAAACAAAAGTCTACCCAGGTTTTTTGTAAGACCAACACCTTTGTCTACATTCTCAACAACGATATGGTTTTGCTGAACTCCTCTGAATACTCCTAAAACTCCTACCAAAAGAAGACCTGCAGTAAAAACTCCAATAAATTTTAAAGTATTACCTTTCTTACTTTCGTCTGCTTTATTAAGGTTAAGCATCATTAAGATGTAAAGGAAAAGTACCATGATGGCACCTGCGTACACTATAATCTGGATAATTGCCAGGAACTGAGCATTCAGAAGAATGTACATTCCGGCAATGGAAAACATCGTAACAATTAATGACAAAATAGCATATAAGGGATTTTTTGCGAATACGAAGTATACCGCACTTGCCACTGCTAAAAACGCCACCAAGAAAAATAAAAACTGATCCATTATTTTACCGCATTTTTTTGTTTCTCGGATTGTCTTGTGGTGATGTCAATCCTTTCATTTATTTTTTCAACTAATTTATCTTTACCGTAAATGAAAGAGCCTCTGTTGGTTTCTACATCTACCAGTCTGTCTGTAAGATAGATCGCCGATTTAGGACAAGCTTCTTCGCACATACCGCAGAAAATACATCTCAGCATATTGATTTCATATACTGAAGCATACTTTTCTTCTCTGTAAAGATGTTTCTCCTCTTTAGTTCTCTCAGCAGCAGTCATCGTAATGGCTTCTGCAGGACAAGCTACTGCACAAAGTCCGCAGGCAGTACATCTTTCTCTGCCTTCTTCGTCTCTTTTCAAAACGTGCTGGCCCCTCCAGATAGTGGTTCTTGGCTTCTGTACTTCCGGATACGAATATACTGCGGGAGCACCCTTTATCACGGTTCTTACAGCATGCTTAAATGTAATCCCCATCCCTGTAAAGATCGCAGGAAGGTAGATTTTTTCAGCAAGGGTCATTTCTTTATTGGAAACAACTTTTGATCTGTTTGTAAGTTTCATTTATTTAATTTTTTTAGGCTGAACCTGTATTCAGCATTAAAAATATATTCTTATCTCTTAGTTTGCAAATGCTAAAATTACAGCTCCTGTAATTAATAGATTTACCAATGCCATTGGGATTAATGTTTTCCATCCTAAGTGCATTAACTGGTCATATCTGAATCTTGGAAGGGTCCATCTGATCCACATGAAGATCAGAATTCCGATTACTGTTTTTGTAAGGAACGCAACAATACTTAAAATTCCTGCTGTGTTTTCTCCCCAGTTCTGCGTTACCCATTCAATACCAGGATAGTTGTATCCTCCGAAGAACAGAACCACCATGAAGGCATTAGAGATAAACATGTTCACATATTCTCCGAACATATATAAACCTAATTTCATGGAAGAGTATTCTGTAGAGTATCCTGTTACCAATTCAGATTCACACTCAGGTAAATCGAAAGGGTGTCTGTTCGTTTCTGCTAAAGCTGCTACAAAGAATACAAGGAAGGCAATTGGCTGGTAAAAAATATTCCAGTTCATTCCGGAAACCCAAGGGATAACTCCCCATAATTTCCCGGTAGTCTGGCTTTCAGTAATTACTTTTAAATCCAGGCTTCCAGACATCATAATGATAGAAAGAAGCGCTAATCCCATTGCCAGTTCATAAGAGATCATCTGAGAAGAAGCACGGATAGCACCTAATAATGAATATTTATTGTTCGAAGCCCAACCTCCGATCATAATTCCGTAAACACCAATTGAAGCCATTCCGATGATGAAAAGTACACCAACGTCAATATTAGCTACCTGAAGATCAAAAGAAGTACCTGCAATATTTAAACTTTTACCCCAAGGAATAACGGCTCCTGTGATTAATGAAATAAACATTACTAAAGCCGGTCCCAATACGAAAAGGAACTTTTCAGCATTGGCAGGCGTAAAGTCTTCTTTGAAGAAGAATTTTCCACCATCAGCAAGAGGTTGCAGCAATCCGAAAGGTCCGGCTCTGTTAGGACCAATTCTATCCTGCATGATAGAGGCCACTTTTCTTTCTGCCCAGGTAGAGTAGGCTGCAATCGTTAATGAAAGCAGGAAAAGCGCTAGTACAAGTATAAGTTTAAATGTAAGTAAATCCATTTTATTTTAAATGTTTGAAGATGGGAGCTGAAAGCTGGAGGTTTAGCACATCGTGGCATCAACTCTTCATCACATTATCAAATTTTTATATGTTTTTAAAACGATTCAAGTTAAAAGTGGAGAGCAAGTCTTTATAAGTAAAACTTCCAGCTTCTAGCATTCATCTATTTTATTTTTCGTCTTTTTCACTGATCTCCTTAGCCATCGGATTGTCTAAAACTCTTAGCTCATCTTTAGGCTTTTCGTAGTGGTTCAATGAAATTACAGAATGTCTGTCGATATGTCTAGGACCTTCGATATTCCAGTCTGATAAAGATTTTCTTTCAAAACGACATGTATCGCAGATAAATTCTTCAACTTCACCCCACTGGTCTTTTCTTGCAGTAACTCTTACAATTTCGTCACCTTTCATCCAGACTACAGTTTTTCCTGAACATTTATCACATTTGCAGGAAGCATTCATTGGTTTTGTAAACCATACTCTGCTGGCAAAACGGGCTGTTCTGTCTGTTAATGCTCCTACAGGACAAACGTCAATAACGTTTCCGATGAAGTCATTATCCAAAGCTTTATTTAAATACGTTGAAATTTCGGCATGATCTCCTCTGAAAAGAATACCATGTTCTCTTTCACCTGTCAGCTGGTTGGCTGCTAATACACATCTTGCACAAAGAATACAACGGTTCATGTTCAATTTGATGTGTGGCCCAAGATCATCAGCTTCGTAAGTATTTCTTTCGAATTCTGTTCTTGTACTTTCTACACCATGTTCATATCCTAAGTCCTGAAGGTGACATTCTCCTGCCTGGTCACAGATAGGGCAGTCCAGCGGGTGATTTACCAATAGGAACTCGGTAACCGCTTTTCTTCCTTCCTGAGCTTTCTCAGAAGTAAGGTTTTTAACTTCCATACCGTCCATTACATTCGTTCTGCAACTTGCTACCAATTTAGGCATAGGACGCGGATCTGCTTCAGATCCTTTAGAAACTTCCACAAGACAGGTTCTGCATCTTCCTCCACTGGTCTCTAATTTGCTGTAGTAACACATAGCAGGAGGTACAGATTTACCACCAATTTGTCTGGCTGCTTCCAAAATAGAAGTACCAGGCAAAACTTCAGTAGTCTGTCCGTCTATAGTTATTTTGAATTTTTTAACTTCTTCGCTCATATTGTATGCTTTAAGCTTTATGCGTTAAGCAATAGGCTTTGTTATTTATATTTCTTAGTATTAAATGTATATCCAATTCCAGCCATCAACTGTCCGAAAACAAAATCCTGCTGTGCTTTGTCTGGCTTGTTATTTAATGTAGTTTTAATATCCCACATATTGATATAACCGGCTTTTCCTTCTACTCTTACCATCACATGGTTCCACAGTACCAAGTTAAGACTGGCTCTAACATCAGTTCCCATACCTGCAACGTGGAAACGGTCGCTTCTTTCATTTCCAAAAAGCTTAACATTACTTTTTGGGAACATTACTCCGATTCCGGCACCGTAAGACCAAACCAGATCAACATTTTTTTTGTTGATAATGCTTTGGTATTTTTCAAGACCTAAGTTTTCATAATTAAGTCCGTCTGTGTGTTCAAAAGTAAGGAACTTCTCATCTGCAAGGTTCACCTGCCCGTTCTGTACCATCGCAGCATATTCAGGATCTGAAATATGTCCTTTAAAGTTAACGGTTTGATCTTGGTCCATCACATACTTCATGTGGTCTATCCCTAAAACAAGCGCTAAATTATCTTTAATAAAATATCCAATTCTGAAATTATACTGTGTTACTGTAAACCAGCTTGGATCAAAATAAACAAGTCCAAATTTTGTTGGTCTGTCCTGAGCTGTTACGTTATTCAGTTGAAAGTCATATCCATTTCCTTTAAAACGAATATCAGAATTACTGTACGCTGCTCTGTTCCAACCATAAAAAACAAACATCTGACCTTTTTTGCTTAAAGGTTCTGGCTTTTTATATACAGGAGCTTTAAACAGGTCCGCATTATTTTCTACTGTTAAAGAATCTTTTTTCTGTCCAAAAACAAAACTCGACATCATTAAGCCGACAACAAACAATTTTTTCATTTCACCTATGCATTCTTTTCAACGGCCGGGATAGGATCTGCATAATGTGCCAATCCATAGTTTTGAGTCTGAGATAACTCAGGGTTTTTCACGTGCCACTCAAATTCATCTCTGAAGTGACGGATTGCTGCTGCAACCGGCCAAGCTGCTGCATCACCCAACGGACAAATAGTATTTCCTTCGATTTTTCTCTGGATATCCCAAAGCAGATCGATATCTTCCATTTTACCTTCTCCTTTTTCAATTTTCTTAAGGATTTTGTACATCCATCCTGTACCTTCACGGCAAGGTGTACATTGTCCACAGCTTTCGTGGTTGTAGAATCTTGCCAAGGTCATGGTGTGTTCTACAATACACTGGTCTTCATCCAAAACGATAAAACCTCCTGAACCCATCATTGTTCCGGTAGCAAAACCACCATCAGCTAATGATTCATAGTTCATATATCTTGGCTCTCCATTCACTGTTCTCAACAATAGGTTTGCTGGAACAATAGGAACAGAACTTCCTCCGGGAATACAAGCCTTTAATCTTTTACCGTCTTTAATACCACCGCAATATTCATCAGAGTAGATGAATTCTTCTACTGTGATGGTCATATCGATTTCGTATACACCCGGTTTGTTGATATTTCCACAAGCAGAAATTAATTTTGTACCTGTAGATCTTCCAACTCCGATTTTAGCATACTCAGCGCCTGTAATATCAATGATTGGAACTATTGCTGCAATAGACTCAACGTTGTTTACTACTGTTGGTCTTTCCCAAAGACCTTTTACAGCCGGGAATGGCGGTTTTAATCTTGGGTTACCTCTTTTTCCTTCAAGGGATTCAAGCAATGCGGTTTCTTCACCGCAGATATAAGCTCCACCACCTCTCTGTACATAGATTTCAAGATCGAAACCAGTTCCTAAAATATTCTTACCTAAAAATCCTGCTGCCTTAGCTTCTTCAATAGCTTCTTCAAGGATATCAGGAATCCATGAGTATTCTCCACGGATGTAGATATAAGAAGTATTAGAGCCTAAACAGTAAGATGAAATTAGCATTCCTTCAATCAATAGGTGAGGAAGAAACTCCATCAGATACCTGTCCTTGAATGTTCCAGGCTCAGATTCATCAGCATTTACCACAAGGTGTCTTGGAACGCCTTCAGGTTTTGCCAGAAAGCTCCATTTCATCCCTGTTGGGAATCCAGCTCCACCACGACCTCTTAGTCCTGAAGTTTTTACTTCTTCAAGAATTTCGTCAGGAGTCATTTTCAAGGCTTTTTCAGCTGCTGTGTAACCTCCCTGCTTACGGTAAGTTTCAAAGTAGCGGATACCTTCTATATGTGCGTCTTTAAGTAAAAGTTTTTTACTCATTGTTATTTGCTTATTGCAATCTGCCTTTGGCTTCCTGCATTAATTATGATTAAACGTTAAGTGAATAATTTAAAGTCTAAAATTTAGAATTTAAAATTTCTATTAGTCTAAAGCAACCTGCCCCTGTCTGCAAAGCTCAAGGATTTCGTCTACTTTTTCTATCGTTAAATTTTCATGAAAGAACTTTCCTAACTGCATCATGGGTGCATAACCACATGCTCCAAGACATTCAGCAGGCTTTAAGGTGAACATACCATCTTCCGTAGTTTCTCCATCTTTAATGTTCAGTTTCGTTCTGATATGATCCAGGATTTTTTCGCTTCCACAAACCATACAAGGTCCAGTTCTGCAAACCTCCAAAACATATTTACCTACCGGTTTCATATTGAACATGGTATAGAAAGTAGCCACTTCATATACTTCGATAGGTTTGATACTTAATAGTCCGGCAACATAATCCATTACAGGAACATCTAACCATCCTCCGAATTCTTTCTGTGCCAAGTGAAGTACAGGAAGAAGAGCAGATTTCTGTCTTCCTTCAGGGTATCTTGCGATAATTTTGTGTACCTGTGCTAAACTTTCCGGTTTAAAAGCTATTGTTTCGCTCATTTTGTTATATAGATTAAAGAACAAAGAACCAAGAGAAAAGACCTTTTGATTCGTGATCTAAATTCATTTTTATTTAATTTGAAGAAAGTCTTTATTCTTTCTTCTTTTATCTTTTTGTCTGTTATATTATGCGTCTAATTCTCCCGCAATAATATTCATACTACACATCGTTACAATGGCATCTGAAATTACAGAACCTGTAATCATTTCAGGGTATGCCTGATAGTAGATGAAACATGGTCTTCTGAAGTGAAGTCTGTAAGGACTTCTTCCTCCGTCACTCACAAGATAGAAACCTAATTCTCCGTTTCCGCCTTCTACTGCATGGTAAACTTCTCCTTTCGGTACATCAGTTTCTCCCATTACAATTTTGAAGTGGTAGATCAAAGCTTCCATTTTCTGATATACATCTGCCTTTTCAGGAAGATAGAAATCAGGAACATCTGCGTGGAATGGTCCTTCCGGAAGGTTTTCGTATGCTTGTTTGATAATTTTGATTGATTCCCAGACTTCCTGCTGACGCACCATGAAACGGTCGTAAGTATCTCCTGAAGTTCCTACAGGAATAATGAAGTCGAAGTCCTGGTATGAAGAATAAGGTTGTGCAACTCTCACATCGTAATCTACTCCTGCTGCACGTAAGTTAGGACCTGTGAAACCGTAGCTTAATGCTCTTTCGGCAGAAATAGCTCCTGTACCGATGGTTCTGTCCATGAAAATTCTGTTTCTTTCTAATAGAGTACAGAATTCTTTGAATCTTGGTGGGAAAGTTTTCAGGAAATCCTTGATTAACTCATGGAATTTAGGTGTGAAATCTCTTTCAAATCCTCCAATTCTTCCCATATTAGTAGTCATCCTTGCTCCACAGATCTGCTCATACATATCATAAATACGTTCTCTTTCGATGAACATATAAGTAAGACCTGTAATTGCTCCTGAGTCCATCCCGGTTACCCCGTTACAGATCAGGTGATCACCGATTCTTGCAAGCTCCATCAGGATAACACGCATATAGTCTACACGCTTTGGAACTTCAACACCAATCAGTTTTTCCACGGTCATGTGCCAACCAAGGTTGTTGATGGGTGCAGAACAGTAATTCATACGGTCAGTAAGGGTAGTGATCTGAGCATAGTTTCTTCTTTCAGAAATTTTCTCAAATGCTCTGTGGATATATCCTACTGTTTGCTCTGCGTGAAGGATTCTTTCTCCGTCCATCGTTAAGATATTCTGGAAAATCCCGTGAGTGGCAGGGTGGGTAGGCCCTAAATTGAGGGTGTATAGCTGTCCGTCAATCTGTTCCTTACTTTCGTATTGGTTTAGTATATTAGATAATGAGTTATCTTTCATAATTTAAATGCTTTAGGCTATAGGCTCTAGGCTTTAAGCTTATTGCTTACTGCTTACTGCTTATTGCATTATTTTTTATCTTCCGAACATATTATCATCCTTATCGGTTCTTGTACCGTCTTCAAGGCGATATTCCTTCAACATTGGGTGGTATCCAAGATCTTCCATATTCAAAATAGGTCTAAGATCCGGGTGCCCTTTAAATTTAATCCCATAAAAGTCATACGTTTCTCTTTCCATCCAGTTAGCACCGGCATATAGATCCGTAAGAGAGTCTACTTCGATGTTTTCTCTGGACATGAAGATCTTCAGACGTAATCTGAAGTTGGCCATCATGTTATGCAGATGATATACAACACCTATTTCCTTTTCAGGGAATTCAGGATAATGGATTCCGCATATATCTGTAAGGAAGTTGATTTCCAGTGTTGAGTCTTTAAGATAGTGAATGATTTTCTTGATATCTTCTTTCTTCACTTCAATCGTCAGCATTCCATAAGGTTCTGAACTTGAAATAACAGATTCCGGAAATTCTCTGGTGATGGCTTCTAATACAAATTCGTTTGTCATTTCCGTTTAGTTGCTTATGTTGTAAGAATCTAATAATTTCTGATATTCAGGCATGTCTCTTCTTCTGATGCTTTCGCTTTCTGCAAGAGCCTGTACCTGCATTACTCCTTCAATAATCTGTTCTGGTCTTGGAGGGCATCCGGGAACGTAAACGTCTACCGGAATAATCTTATCAATTCCCTGAAGTACAGAATACGTATCAAAAATACCACCGCTGGAAGCACAAGCTCCTACTGCTACCACCCATTTTGGCTCAGCCATCTGAGTGTATACTTCTTTCAGGACTGGTCCTAATTTCTTTGATATAGTTCCGCAAACCATTAGCATATCTGCTTGCCTTGGAGAGAAAGAGTTTCTTTCCATACCAAACCTTGAAGCATCGTAAGTAGGGTTCAGGGTCGCCATAAACTCAATACCACAACAAGAGGTTGCAAATGGTAATGGCCAAAGTGAAAATTTTCTTGCCATTCCGATTACACTGCTCAGTTTTGTTGCGAAAAACCCTTCTCCTTCATATCCTTCGGGAGCAGGTGCATCTGTTCTTATTACTGGTTTTTTATCTGACATTTTAGTAAATATTTAAAGATTAAAAAATATTTAAAGATTAAAAAAATAAGATCTTGAAAATCTTTAAATTACTTAAATACATTCAATCTTTTAATTAAAATTTATTTATCCCAATCTAATGCACCACGTTTCCAAACATAGAAAAACGCTACGAAGAAGATTGCAACGAACGTAAGCACAGCAAGGAATCCTTCCATACCGAATTCTCTGAAGTTTACCGCATAAGGATAAAAGAATACGATTTCAATATCGAATAGTACGAACAATACCGCAGTCAGGAAGTATTTGATAGAAAATGGTGTTCTAGCATTTCCTTCTACAGGAACCCCACATTCCCAGCTCTGGTTTTTAACAGAATTTCCTTTTTTCTGTTGTGGACCTAAGAAATGTGCTCCAAGTAATGAAACAGCGACAAATCCTACTGCTACACCTGCCTGGATGAGGATTGGAATATAACTTTCAGGTAAATTCATTTTTGCATTATTATCTCAATTTGCAAATTTAACGAATAAACAAGAAAGCATGAAATTTATCAGCTTAAAAGTAAGGTGAAAATAGAGAAAAGCTACAATTTAGAATCAATAAAAAT
Coding sequences:
- the nuoL gene encoding NADH-quinone oxidoreductase subunit L — encoded protein: MENLVYAIVLLPLLGFLINGLFGKNLPKILVGSLATAVVFGSFCIAVSLFMNFNSESQPVIVKAFEWFRVNGVQINFGFQIDQLSLMMVMIITGIGSLIHLYSIGYMSHDKGFYKFFTYLNLFIFSMLLLVMGSNYLILFIGWEGVGLCSYLLIGFWYTNEEYGKAARKAFIMNRIGDLALLIGIFMIAAQTNAVDYLSVAENASKFELDGTVIIFITASLFIGATGKSAQVPLYTWLPDAMAGPTPVSALIHAATMVTAGIYLVVRSNFLFTLAPTVQGGILFIGFLTAALAGFYALRQNDIKKVLAYSTVSQLGFMFIALGLGAYTTAMFHVMTHAFFKALLFLGAGSVIHAMSNEQDMRFMGGLKKYIPLTHATFLIGTLAISGFPLLSGMISKDEILVAAFAKNPIYWVILFVLAAMTATYMFRLYYLTFHGEFRGTEEQKHHLHESPSNMTLPLIVLAILSVIGGFINLPHFIGHGHYAKLMEWLKPVLTEQSYSQMEATLSGVPFNTEMILLAATVLMFFSVWFIVRNTYVKKKKMAVAEENYTGWEKLSAKKLYVDELYNALIVKTVEGLGRGGKMFDKGILDRFVNFVGDGAEDSGKAMKRVQNGNVETYILIMSLAVGIILIVNFLLQ
- the nuoK gene encoding NADH-quinone oxidoreductase subunit NuoK; amino-acid sequence: MGEVNTFIQSIPLDYFIILCSVLFCLGVMGVLLRKNAIVILGCVELMLNSVNLLLAAFSAYKGNGDGQLLVFFIMVVAAAEVAVGLAIIAMLYRNTRSVDVSIFNKLRG
- a CDS encoding NADH-quinone oxidoreductase subunit J family protein, which produces MDQFLFFLVAFLAVASAVYFVFAKNPLYAILSLIVTMFSIAGMYILLNAQFLAIIQIIVYAGAIMVLFLYILMMLNLNKADESKKGNTLKFIGVFTAGLLLVGVLGVFRGVQQNHIVVENVDKGVGLTKNLGRLLFNEYVLPFELASILILAGIVGAVLIGKKDL
- a CDS encoding NuoI/complex I 23 kDa subunit family protein gives rise to the protein MKLTNRSKVVSNKEMTLAEKIYLPAIFTGMGITFKHAVRTVIKGAPAVYSYPEVQKPRTTIWRGQHVLKRDEEGRERCTACGLCAVACPAEAITMTAAERTKEEKHLYREEKYASVYEINMLRCIFCGMCEEACPKSAIYLTDRLVDVETNRGSFIYGKDKLVEKINERIDITTRQSEKQKNAVK
- the nuoH gene encoding NADH-quinone oxidoreductase subunit NuoH, producing MDLLTFKLILVLALFLLSLTIAAYSTWAERKVASIMQDRIGPNRAGPFGLLQPLADGGKFFFKEDFTPANAEKFLFVLGPALVMFISLITGAVIPWGKSLNIAGTSFDLQVANIDVGVLFIIGMASIGVYGIMIGGWASNNKYSLLGAIRASSQMISYELAMGLALLSIIMMSGSLDLKVITESQTTGKLWGVIPWVSGMNWNIFYQPIAFLVFFVAALAETNRHPFDLPECESELVTGYSTEYSSMKLGLYMFGEYVNMFISNAFMVVLFFGGYNYPGIEWVTQNWGENTAGILSIVAFLTKTVIGILIFMWIRWTLPRFRYDQLMHLGWKTLIPMALVNLLITGAVILAFAN
- a CDS encoding 2Fe-2S iron-sulfur cluster-binding protein; translated protein: MSEEVKKFKITIDGQTTEVLPGTSILEAARQIGGKSVPPAMCYYSKLETSGGRCRTCLVEVSKGSEADPRPMPKLVASCRTNVMDGMEVKNLTSEKAQEGRKAVTEFLLVNHPLDCPICDQAGECHLQDLGYEHGVESTRTEFERNTYEADDLGPHIKLNMNRCILCARCVLAANQLTGEREHGILFRGDHAEISTYLNKALDNDFIGNVIDVCPVGALTDRTARFASRVWFTKPMNASCKCDKCSGKTVVWMKGDEIVRVTARKDQWGEVEEFICDTCRFERKSLSDWNIEGPRHIDRHSVISLNHYEKPKDELRVLDNPMAKEISEKDEK
- the nuoF gene encoding NADH-quinone oxidoreductase subunit NuoF, producing the protein MSKKLLLKDAHIEGIRYFETYRKQGGYTAAEKALKMTPDEILEEVKTSGLRGRGGAGFPTGMKWSFLAKPEGVPRHLVVNADESEPGTFKDRYLMEFLPHLLIEGMLISSYCLGSNTSYIYIRGEYSWIPDILEEAIEEAKAAGFLGKNILGTGFDLEIYVQRGGGAYICGEETALLESLEGKRGNPRLKPPFPAVKGLWERPTVVNNVESIAAIVPIIDITGAEYAKIGVGRSTGTKLISACGNINKPGVYEIDMTITVEEFIYSDEYCGGIKDGKRLKACIPGGSSVPIVPANLLLRTVNGEPRYMNYESLADGGFATGTMMGSGGFIVLDEDQCIVEHTMTLARFYNHESCGQCTPCREGTGWMYKILKKIEKGEGKMEDIDLLWDIQRKIEGNTICPLGDAAAWPVAAAIRHFRDEFEWHVKNPELSQTQNYGLAHYADPIPAVEKNA
- a CDS encoding NADH-quinone oxidoreductase subunit NuoE family protein; the encoded protein is MSETIAFKPESLAQVHKIIARYPEGRQKSALLPVLHLAQKEFGGWLDVPVMDYVAGLLSIKPIEVYEVATFYTMFNMKPVGKYVLEVCRTGPCMVCGSEKILDHIRTKLNIKDGETTEDGMFTLKPAECLGACGYAPMMQLGKFFHENLTIEKVDEILELCRQGQVALD
- the nuoD gene encoding NADH dehydrogenase (quinone) subunit D, yielding MKDNSLSNILNQYESKEQIDGQLYTLNLGPTHPATHGIFQNILTMDGERILHAEQTVGYIHRAFEKISERRNYAQITTLTDRMNYCSAPINNLGWHMTVEKLIGVEVPKRVDYMRVILMELARIGDHLICNGVTGMDSGAITGLTYMFIERERIYDMYEQICGARMTTNMGRIGGFERDFTPKFHELIKDFLKTFPPRFKEFCTLLERNRIFMDRTIGTGAISAERALSYGFTGPNLRAAGVDYDVRVAQPYSSYQDFDFIIPVGTSGDTYDRFMVRQQEVWESIKIIKQAYENLPEGPFHADVPDFYLPEKADVYQKMEALIYHFKIVMGETDVPKGEVYHAVEGGNGELGFYLVSDGGRSPYRLHFRRPCFIYYQAYPEMITGSVISDAIVTMCSMNIIAGELDA
- a CDS encoding NADH-quinone oxidoreductase subunit C translates to MTNEFVLEAITREFPESVISSSEPYGMLTIEVKKEDIKKIIHYLKDSTLEINFLTDICGIHYPEFPEKEIGVVYHLHNMMANFRLRLKIFMSRENIEVDSLTDLYAGANWMERETYDFYGIKFKGHPDLRPILNMEDLGYHPMLKEYRLEDGTRTDKDDNMFGR
- a CDS encoding NADH-quinone oxidoreductase subunit B, translating into MSDKKPVIRTDAPAPEGYEGEGFFATKLSSVIGMARKFSLWPLPFATSCCGIEFMATLNPTYDASRFGMERNSFSPRQADMLMVCGTISKKLGPVLKEVYTQMAEPKWVVAVGACASSGGIFDTYSVLQGIDKIIPVDVYVPGCPPRPEQIIEGVMQVQALAESESIRRRDMPEYQKLLDSYNISN